A part of Streptomyces sp. SLBN-31 genomic DNA contains:
- a CDS encoding TRADD-N-associated membrane domain-containing protein codes for MTDTPADGSPGEKPPTVDSPALILARAQSGARLDKARIDRNKNTWRDLLVGIPITLAFFGTGVVILINWSDYDPFGGGPKPMHWGWGAASIGFAVMAAIILSVRAASQNAVLEEIETEERVFLRAAELEHAPEVDAPLKVNRTLLQEYHRLSTSQARSAFRLAQWVMVAAALLVLGGATAVVWARNTTTAVTVATLTGLISALGSYISTTLLATYRVSVEQARFYFREPLAGGYLLAAENLAQRLDTGERTAALGRVVDGFIQAAIQVPQAVTPTTDTGQQTNPAQKSEEATPS; via the coding sequence ATGACAGATACTCCCGCCGACGGCAGCCCAGGCGAGAAGCCCCCCACGGTGGATAGCCCCGCCTTGATCCTTGCCAGGGCCCAGTCAGGAGCGAGGCTAGACAAGGCGCGAATCGACCGTAACAAGAACACTTGGCGGGACCTGTTAGTCGGCATTCCCATCACGCTTGCATTTTTCGGCACCGGCGTGGTGATCCTTATCAATTGGTCTGATTACGATCCGTTCGGCGGTGGCCCAAAGCCAATGCACTGGGGTTGGGGGGCGGCATCCATCGGTTTCGCGGTGATGGCAGCAATTATTCTGTCGGTGCGCGCCGCGAGTCAAAATGCCGTGTTGGAGGAGATTGAAACGGAGGAACGAGTCTTCCTAAGGGCGGCAGAACTGGAGCATGCGCCAGAAGTCGATGCTCCATTGAAAGTGAATCGCACTCTACTGCAAGAATATCACCGATTGTCCACCAGTCAGGCCCGGTCAGCTTTTCGGCTTGCTCAGTGGGTGATGGTGGCAGCGGCCCTGCTTGTGCTGGGTGGCGCTACAGCAGTCGTATGGGCACGTAACACCACTACAGCGGTTACTGTCGCTACACTGACTGGTCTGATATCCGCTTTGGGCAGCTACATCTCAACTACGTTGCTTGCGACATACCGAGTATCTGTGGAGCAGGCGCGTTTCTACTTCCGTGAGCCTCTTGCTGGCGGCTATTTGCTTGCTGCCGAAAATCTCGCGCAAAGACTTGATACCGGCGAGCGTACCGCAGCGCTGGGGCGCGTAGTCGATGGTTTTATCCAGGCAGCCATTCAGGTCCCTCAGGCAGTCACTCCGACAACGGATACGGGCCAACAAACCAACCCCGCGCAAAAGTCTGAAGAAGCCACTCCTAGCTGA
- a CDS encoding amidase domain-containing protein — protein MRVAQHRRVLAAAVTTAAAILALVDVPASAQPADLAAPTAANADTTALAQLAEGYLQQRADMLTTSRPPVRAAVVHVKATRAMAARTQDDLAALAEKGKRYREVDGGYTKARVDVNVTDTTVSGRTATLQLTEHTRLYPPFTAQEVEKGAPEYEELSLPHTVQYAQGTDGTWLLSSDKADTEGGPTPTTQVSDVDAGAGADDGGGKADEDEGGKDAPSDTTPLPDATVDDLVKPSVAAGYSYNKMVAYADKYWDHHNGAFRTYGNDCTNFISQAMLEGGWGPKGGAIIQRTSNKYWFYGPTKFTTSYTWAGAENWYWFAKKHSKRTKILDNVWKLAKSDVLQADWDRNDNIDHTMIVTKKYQGTPYLTYHTGDTHNKSLNKLLSDHPRTWWYAHRT, from the coding sequence ATGCGCGTCGCGCAGCACAGACGGGTCCTCGCCGCAGCCGTGACCACGGCCGCGGCGATACTCGCGCTCGTCGACGTACCCGCGAGCGCCCAGCCCGCCGACCTGGCCGCTCCGACGGCGGCGAACGCCGACACCACGGCACTCGCTCAGCTCGCCGAGGGCTATCTGCAGCAGCGCGCCGACATGCTGACGACGTCCCGTCCGCCGGTGAGGGCCGCCGTCGTCCACGTAAAGGCCACGCGCGCCATGGCCGCTCGCACACAGGACGATCTCGCCGCCCTCGCGGAGAAGGGCAAGAGGTACAGGGAAGTCGACGGCGGCTACACAAAGGCGCGGGTCGACGTGAACGTCACCGACACCACCGTCTCCGGTCGGACAGCGACACTGCAACTCACCGAGCACACACGCCTCTACCCGCCGTTCACGGCCCAGGAGGTCGAGAAGGGAGCGCCGGAGTACGAGGAACTGTCGCTGCCCCACACGGTGCAGTACGCCCAGGGAACCGACGGCACGTGGCTGCTGTCGTCCGACAAAGCCGATACGGAGGGTGGCCCGACGCCGACGACACAGGTCTCGGACGTGGACGCCGGCGCCGGCGCGGACGACGGGGGCGGTAAGGCGGACGAGGACGAGGGAGGCAAGGACGCCCCCTCCGACACGACCCCGCTGCCCGACGCCACGGTCGACGACCTCGTCAAGCCGTCGGTTGCCGCCGGCTACAGCTACAACAAGATGGTGGCTTACGCCGACAAGTACTGGGACCACCACAACGGCGCCTTCCGCACGTACGGCAACGACTGCACCAACTTCATCTCGCAGGCGATGCTGGAGGGCGGATGGGGTCCCAAGGGCGGCGCCATCATCCAGCGGACCAGCAACAAGTACTGGTTCTACGGACCGACGAAGTTCACCACCAGCTACACCTGGGCCGGCGCCGAGAACTGGTACTGGTTCGCGAAGAAGCACTCGAAGCGAACCAAGATCCTGGACAACGTGTGGAAGCTGGCCAAGTCGGATGTGCTGCAAGCCGACTGGGACCGCAACGACAACATCGACCACACGATGATCGTCACGAAGAAATACCAGGGCACGCCGTACCTGACGTACCACACCGGCGACACCCACAACAAAAGCCTGAACAAGCTGCTCTCCGACCATCCGCGCACCTGGTGGTACGCACACCGCACCTGA
- a CDS encoding ubiquitin-like protein Pup: MKDGSLVERLLLLLGESFRLPRRSLRDIVWVYERRLWVFVLTIAVSGLTVLAVAFLASIYSYSLNAGVFSTIAVIAISIGLWRGFNLPYGVEVFARFPLSLVTGRSRMSMDEIDAVLQADEEQFVRSFVRKGGQGWSGIVDPSFFLGVVSVSAASGMAWDDFLKMMARILFAMRHVPGPGDPESFLQEDGTLDLQLQEMLLADWRMVKSVMEGNPAGHSVDESAAFHWALFTRDFFASQCFVRLRFDQFDVMLRRGASEGLEPSELAERIVDHWIDEHLNSEE; encoded by the coding sequence GTGAAGGACGGCTCGCTTGTCGAGCGATTGCTCCTGCTACTTGGCGAGAGCTTTCGGCTGCCTAGGAGATCGCTTAGGGATATTGTTTGGGTGTATGAGCGTCGCCTATGGGTATTTGTGCTCACGATTGCAGTCAGTGGCTTGACTGTACTTGCCGTAGCCTTCCTGGCATCCATCTACTCCTACTCGCTGAATGCCGGCGTTTTCTCCACTATTGCGGTGATCGCGATCTCTATCGGCCTTTGGAGGGGGTTTAATTTGCCGTATGGCGTAGAGGTATTTGCTCGGTTTCCCCTCAGTCTAGTGACTGGTCGCTCTCGGATGAGCATGGATGAGATTGACGCTGTGTTGCAGGCTGATGAGGAACAGTTCGTCAGATCGTTCGTCCGGAAAGGTGGACAAGGCTGGTCGGGAATTGTCGATCCGTCGTTCTTTTTGGGAGTGGTAAGTGTCAGTGCGGCCAGCGGTATGGCTTGGGATGACTTCCTAAAAATGATGGCAAGGATTTTGTTTGCGATGCGCCATGTTCCTGGCCCTGGAGATCCGGAGTCTTTCCTGCAGGAGGATGGGACGCTCGACCTTCAACTGCAGGAGATGCTCCTAGCTGATTGGAGGATGGTTAAAAGCGTCATGGAAGGAAATCCCGCCGGACACTCAGTGGACGAGTCTGCTGCGTTCCATTGGGCTCTGTTCACTCGAGACTTCTTTGCGTCTCAGTGCTTTGTTCGGCTCCGATTTGATCAATTTGATGTGATGCTGCGCCGGGGGGCGTCGGAAGGGTTGGAACCGTCTGAACTGGCGGAACGAATTGTCGACCATTGGATTGATGAGCATCTGAACAGCGAAGAATGA
- a CDS encoding flotillin family protein, translated as MNAITVGVGVLVAVVLLIALTLLLVVGRLFRKVEQGRALIISKTKKVDVTFTGAVVLPVLHKAEYMDISVKTIEIRRTGREGLICRDNIRADIHISFFVRVNKTVEDVIKVAQAIGTHTASDPAAIQDFFAAKFSEALKTVGKQLDFVDLYTKREEFRDRIIQVIGTDLNGYHLDDAAIDFLEQTPMTQLDAANILDAQGIRKITELTTVEHVRTNEYERTEQKEITRQNVEARETILELERRQAEAEIRQRREVETLRAKEEAVTAKVQEEERLGAQTAFLRTEEQLGVQRENQAREIAVAQKNRERVIAVENERIEKDRLLEVIARERETALSGIAKDKEVEAERRTVADVIRERIAVDRTVAEQEEAIKKLRVVEEAERERQSVIIAAEAEAQEKLVKDIKAAEAAESAARHRAAEQLTLAEARLKSADLDARAKLRLAEGVQAEEAAAGLAAVQVRDKEAEVTEKAGRAEAVATEARLRAEAEGTRARTLAEAEGAEARLRAEAEGTRAKALAEATGIGEKLKAEAEGLSQKAVAMAALDDASRGHEEYRLRLAAEKEIRLAGLDMQRQVAEAQATVLATGLENADIDIVGGESVFFDRLMSAISLGKGVDGFVQNSDTAQALAKPWLDGTASFTEDVSRVLGSVSTADVQNLTVSALLLKLMNTGGADSVALRQLLDRAGELGVADTPLASVNGTAPKGRGELRD; from the coding sequence ATGAACGCCATCACCGTGGGCGTCGGCGTGCTCGTCGCCGTCGTGCTGCTCATCGCGCTCACCCTGCTGCTGGTGGTCGGCCGGCTGTTCCGCAAGGTGGAGCAGGGCCGGGCGCTGATCATCTCCAAGACGAAGAAGGTCGACGTCACCTTCACCGGGGCCGTCGTCCTGCCGGTGCTGCACAAGGCCGAGTACATGGACATCTCGGTGAAGACCATCGAGATCCGCCGTACCGGCCGCGAGGGGCTGATCTGCCGGGACAACATCCGCGCCGACATTCACATCAGCTTCTTCGTACGGGTCAACAAGACCGTCGAGGACGTCATCAAGGTCGCCCAGGCCATCGGCACGCACACCGCCAGCGACCCGGCGGCGATCCAGGACTTCTTCGCCGCGAAGTTCTCCGAGGCCCTCAAGACCGTCGGCAAGCAGCTGGACTTCGTCGACCTCTACACCAAGCGCGAGGAGTTCCGGGACCGGATCATCCAGGTCATCGGCACCGACCTCAACGGCTACCACCTCGACGACGCGGCCATCGACTTCCTCGAGCAGACCCCGATGACCCAGCTGGACGCGGCGAACATCCTCGACGCCCAGGGCATCCGGAAGATCACCGAGCTGACCACCGTCGAGCACGTGCGCACGAACGAGTACGAGCGCACCGAGCAGAAGGAGATCACCCGGCAGAACGTCGAGGCCCGGGAGACCATCCTGGAGCTCGAGCGCCGCCAGGCCGAGGCGGAGATCAGGCAGCGGCGCGAGGTGGAGACCCTGCGCGCCAAGGAGGAGGCCGTCACCGCGAAGGTGCAGGAGGAGGAACGGCTCGGCGCCCAGACCGCCTTCCTGCGCACCGAGGAACAGCTCGGCGTCCAGCGCGAGAACCAGGCCCGCGAGATCGCGGTGGCGCAGAAGAACCGCGAGCGGGTCATCGCCGTGGAGAACGAGCGCATCGAGAAGGACCGCCTGCTGGAGGTCATCGCACGGGAACGGGAGACCGCCCTGTCGGGGATCGCCAAGGACAAGGAGGTCGAGGCCGAGCGCCGGACGGTCGCGGACGTGATCCGGGAGCGGATCGCCGTCGACCGCACGGTCGCCGAGCAGGAGGAGGCCATCAAGAAGCTGCGCGTCGTCGAGGAGGCCGAGCGCGAACGCCAGTCGGTGATCATCGCCGCGGAGGCCGAAGCGCAGGAGAAGCTGGTCAAGGACATCAAGGCCGCCGAGGCGGCCGAGTCCGCGGCCAGGCACCGGGCGGCCGAACAGCTCACCCTCGCCGAGGCGCGGCTGAAGTCCGCCGACCTCGACGCGCGGGCCAAGCTGCGGCTCGCGGAAGGCGTGCAGGCGGAGGAGGCGGCCGCGGGACTGGCCGCCGTGCAGGTCCGCGACAAGGAGGCCGAGGTCACCGAGAAGGCCGGCCGCGCGGAGGCCGTGGCCACGGAGGCCCGGCTGCGGGCGGAGGCGGAGGGCACGCGGGCGAGGACGCTCGCGGAGGCCGAGGGCGCCGAGGCGCGGCTGCGGGCCGAGGCCGAGGGCACGCGGGCCAAGGCGCTCGCGGAGGCCACCGGCATCGGCGAGAAGCTCAAGGCCGAGGCCGAGGGCCTGAGCCAGAAGGCGGTCGCGATGGCCGCCCTGGACGACGCCTCCCGCGGGCACGAGGAGTACCGGCTGCGGCTGGCCGCGGAGAAGGAGATCCGCCTGGCCGGCCTCGACATGCAGCGGCAGGTCGCCGAGGCGCAGGCAACGGTCCTGGCGACCGGCCTGGAGAACGCCGACATCGACATCGTCGGCGGCGAGTCCGTCTTCTTCGACCGGCTGATGTCGGCGATCTCGCTGGGCAAGGGCGTCGACGGCTTCGTCCAGAACTCGGACACCGCGCAGGCGCTGGCGAAGCCCTGGCTCGACGGCACGGCGAGCTTCACCGAGGACGTGAGCCGCGTGCTGGGCTCGGTCTCCACCGCCGACGTACAGAACCTCACCGTCTCGGCGCTGCTGCTGAAGCTGATGAACACGGGCGGCGCGGATTCGGTCGCGCTGCGCCAACTCCTCGACAGGGCGGGCGAACTGGGCGTCGCGGACACGCCCTTGGCGTCCGTGAACGGCACCGCCCCCAAGGGGCGCGGGGAACTGCGCGACTAG
- a CDS encoding DNA repair ATPase: MTTGPDTPREGSYEAHGDGAYEVLRDRLTAQAAELARRAELLNARRVEEFGSTGLELTGSGSLRTPHNRVPRDLVAVGDALLLGSTAAPVPGRPPTGSTAAPVPGRPPTGSTAPSDPGRPPTVADVLTLHDRDLNPLPEDAVPGLLDDPAFVREFAELHRYFRDARLLQLRRLDDRLLAVFQTGELTDDIRVLRWSVATDGRISFLDARGERDHVFPPAHDFTWTRTTRDDHVLGRHPHVCVDGEVFVTTVGGALTVRTDDDTETADGIHSEPVAEPLQSLADAEIAYARVGPLILLDVLPYKEETHRHLVFNTLTRTVVRLDGIGRSCRRLPEDQGIVFPGGYCLATGAYKTFDGVDTDGLELERTVRSPNGEDVLFAYHARATGRSLLLSYNLVRKQVATPLTCDGWALFEDGALTVLRPHTGEPARVHPVQRWTSPYVCDTHAATRPAGTGPLARVGNADLVRGISDCLSVTATAAGTTPTTEVYEALAAACVRVTDTHHWLGDPELGDLRTPLDALHATAEQVLTEFETVRTLTRQASDAIEQASEDTTALVRRLRGEPPRDAASWIDGLTELRRAQGRLLTLKDLRYADTARVDALAAEAETDLASFGQRAVAALAREDAFAGHHRDIAALVAEAGALATAAEAAPLTARLDELAERLRTVTEVVAGLDIADATVRTSVLERVAEVLGGTNRARAVLEARRRALRDREGRAQFAAELALLAQSITGALAAATDPQACDTQLSLLLVRLENLEARFTDHDDFLTELADKRTEIHETFAARKQTLADDRARRAEQLTASAERLLETVNRRATALPDAEAIGAYFASDPMVAKVRRTADDLRALGDRARADELAGRLTAAHQEAGRALRDRADLYADDGRTLRLGRHRFAVNTEPLDLALVPHGPDGLAFALTGTDYRSPVTDPGFAATRPYWNRPLPSESPEVYRAEHLAARLLAEHGPTALAGTDLAALVRRTAQESYDEGHERGIHDHDATAILTSLLQLHTEAGLLRHLPTARAAAHLFWTHDTTPEARDTWTRRARSLARARETFGPAPAIADFCSELGAAVGDAEAAAYLFEELTTGPDGFVMSAGAREFLDKFRRTVGTSAYDEDLTALDDLPARRQLVEAWLSAYARTSGYADLPSADLAEAIAAELCPALPRYESDAPLTATVDGLLGTHPRITATGTLTLRIDEFMSRTTKFRTTEVPAHRDYLRRRTALLTAERTRIRVDDHRPRVMTTFVRNRLIDEVYLPLLGDSLAKQLGTTAGPGTGGLLLLVSPPGYGKTTLMEYVAERLGLVLVKVNGPALGHRVTSLDPAEAPNATARQEVEKINFALAAGNNTLLHVDDIQHTSPELLQKFVPLCDSTRRVEGVWDGEPRTYDLRGKRFAVCLAGNPYTESGTRFHVPDMLANRADVWNLGDVVTGKEAVFELSFIENALTSNPTLTALAGRPRTDLDLLLRLASQDPTAHPSHLTHPCAPAELDQILTVLRHLLTARETVLAVNRAYMASAAQSPATRTEPPFQLQGSYRNLNKIAQRVHPTMNTAELTAVITDHYRTEAQTLPTATEANLLKLAELQGAQTPQQSSRWTALKQQHTRATQVSPRPSPTSSA, encoded by the coding sequence ATGACCACCGGCCCGGACACCCCGCGTGAGGGCTCGTACGAGGCCCACGGCGACGGCGCCTACGAGGTGCTGCGCGACCGCCTCACCGCCCAGGCCGCCGAACTCGCCCGCCGCGCCGAACTCCTCAACGCCCGACGCGTCGAGGAGTTCGGCTCCACCGGGCTGGAGCTCACCGGCAGCGGAAGCCTGCGCACCCCACACAACCGCGTCCCCCGCGACCTGGTCGCCGTCGGCGACGCGCTGCTCCTCGGCAGCACCGCGGCACCGGTCCCGGGACGCCCGCCCACAGGCAGCACCGCAGCACCGGTCCCGGGACGCCCGCCCACAGGCAGCACCGCGCCCTCCGACCCGGGACGCCCGCCCACGGTCGCCGACGTCCTCACCCTCCACGACCGCGACCTGAACCCCCTGCCCGAGGACGCGGTCCCCGGTCTCCTCGACGATCCTGCCTTCGTCCGCGAGTTCGCCGAACTCCACCGCTACTTCCGCGACGCCCGCCTCCTCCAACTCCGCCGCCTGGACGACAGGTTGCTGGCCGTCTTCCAGACGGGCGAGCTGACCGACGACATCCGTGTGCTGCGCTGGAGCGTGGCGACCGACGGACGGATCTCCTTCCTCGACGCGCGCGGCGAACGCGACCACGTCTTCCCGCCGGCCCACGACTTCACCTGGACCCGGACCACCCGCGACGACCACGTCCTCGGCCGCCACCCCCATGTCTGCGTCGACGGCGAGGTGTTCGTCACCACGGTCGGCGGCGCCCTCACCGTCAGGACCGACGACGACACCGAGACCGCCGACGGCATCCACAGCGAACCGGTCGCCGAACCGCTGCAGTCCCTCGCCGACGCGGAGATCGCGTACGCGCGCGTGGGCCCGCTGATCCTCCTGGACGTCCTGCCCTACAAGGAGGAGACCCACCGCCACCTGGTCTTCAACACCCTCACCAGGACCGTCGTCCGCCTCGACGGCATCGGCCGGTCCTGCCGCCGCCTCCCCGAGGACCAGGGCATCGTCTTCCCCGGCGGGTACTGCCTGGCCACGGGGGCGTACAAGACCTTCGACGGCGTCGACACCGACGGCCTAGAACTCGAGCGGACGGTGCGCTCACCGAACGGTGAGGACGTCCTGTTCGCCTACCACGCGCGCGCCACCGGCCGCAGCCTCCTGCTGTCGTACAACCTGGTCCGCAAGCAGGTCGCCACCCCGCTGACCTGCGACGGCTGGGCCCTGTTCGAGGACGGCGCGCTGACCGTGCTGCGCCCGCACACCGGCGAGCCCGCCCGCGTCCACCCCGTGCAGCGGTGGACCTCGCCCTACGTCTGCGACACCCACGCGGCCACCCGCCCCGCCGGCACCGGCCCGCTCGCCCGCGTCGGCAACGCCGACCTCGTCCGGGGCATCTCCGACTGCCTCTCCGTCACCGCGACCGCGGCCGGCACGACGCCGACGACCGAGGTGTACGAGGCCCTGGCCGCCGCCTGTGTCCGGGTCACGGACACCCACCACTGGCTCGGCGACCCCGAACTGGGCGACCTGCGCACCCCGTTGGACGCCCTCCACGCCACCGCCGAGCAGGTGCTGACCGAGTTCGAGACGGTCCGAACCCTCACCCGCCAGGCGTCCGACGCCATCGAGCAGGCGTCCGAGGACACCACCGCTCTCGTACGGCGCCTGCGCGGCGAGCCACCGCGCGACGCCGCCTCCTGGATCGACGGCCTCACCGAACTGCGCCGCGCCCAGGGCCGGTTGCTGACGCTGAAGGACCTCCGGTACGCGGACACCGCCCGCGTCGACGCCCTCGCGGCGGAGGCCGAGACGGACCTGGCGTCGTTCGGCCAGCGGGCGGTGGCGGCGCTGGCCCGCGAGGACGCCTTCGCCGGCCACCACCGGGACATCGCGGCCCTGGTGGCCGAGGCCGGCGCGCTCGCCACGGCCGCCGAGGCGGCACCGCTGACCGCCCGGCTGGACGAACTGGCCGAGCGGCTGCGGACGGTCACCGAGGTGGTGGCCGGCCTCGACATCGCCGACGCCACGGTCCGTACGTCCGTCCTGGAGCGGGTGGCCGAGGTGCTGGGCGGGACCAACCGGGCCCGAGCCGTCCTGGAGGCCCGCCGCCGCGCACTGCGGGACCGGGAGGGCCGCGCCCAGTTCGCCGCCGAACTGGCCCTGCTCGCCCAGTCGATCACCGGTGCCCTGGCCGCCGCAACCGACCCGCAGGCCTGCGACACCCAACTGTCACTGCTGCTGGTCCGGTTGGAGAACCTGGAGGCCCGCTTCACCGACCACGACGACTTCCTCACCGAACTCGCGGACAAACGCACCGAGATCCACGAGACCTTCGCCGCCCGCAAACAGACCCTCGCCGACGACCGCGCCCGCCGCGCCGAACAGCTCACCGCCTCCGCCGAACGCCTCCTGGAGACGGTGAACCGCCGGGCGACCGCCCTCCCCGACGCCGAGGCCATCGGGGCGTACTTCGCCTCCGACCCGATGGTCGCCAAGGTCCGCCGCACCGCCGACGACCTGCGCGCCCTCGGCGACCGGGCGCGCGCGGACGAACTGGCGGGCCGCCTCACCGCCGCCCACCAGGAGGCCGGCCGCGCCCTGCGCGACCGCGCCGACCTGTACGCCGACGACGGCCGCACTCTGCGCCTGGGCCGCCACCGGTTCGCCGTCAACACCGAACCCCTCGACCTCGCGCTGGTCCCGCACGGCCCCGACGGCCTGGCCTTCGCCCTCACCGGCACGGACTACCGCTCCCCGGTGACCGACCCCGGCTTCGCCGCCACCCGCCCCTACTGGAACCGCCCCCTGCCCTCGGAGTCCCCCGAGGTCTACCGCGCCGAGCACCTCGCCGCCCGCCTGCTCGCCGAACACGGCCCGACCGCCCTCGCCGGGACCGACCTGGCCGCCCTTGTCCGCCGCACGGCACAGGAGTCGTACGACGAAGGCCACGAACGCGGCATACACGACCACGACGCGACGGCGATCCTCACCTCGCTCCTCCAACTGCACACGGAGGCGGGCCTGTTGCGCCACCTGCCCACCGCCCGGGCGGCAGCCCACCTGTTCTGGACGCACGACACCACCCCCGAGGCCCGTGACACGTGGACGAGACGCGCACGCTCACTCGCCCGCGCGAGGGAGACGTTCGGACCGGCCCCGGCGATCGCGGACTTCTGCTCGGAGCTGGGTGCGGCGGTGGGTGACGCGGAGGCGGCGGCGTACCTCTTCGAAGAACTCACCACAGGCCCCGACGGGTTCGTGATGAGCGCCGGCGCCCGCGAGTTCCTCGACAAGTTCCGCCGCACGGTCGGCACTTCGGCCTACGACGAGGACCTGACCGCCCTCGACGACCTGCCCGCCCGCCGCCAGCTGGTCGAGGCCTGGCTGTCGGCGTACGCCAGGACGAGCGGGTACGCCGACCTGCCCTCCGCCGACCTGGCCGAGGCGATCGCGGCGGAACTCTGCCCCGCCCTGCCGCGCTACGAGTCGGACGCCCCGCTGACGGCGACCGTGGACGGCCTGCTGGGCACCCACCCCCGCATCACCGCGACCGGCACCCTGACCCTCCGTATCGACGAATTCATGTCCCGCACAACGAAGTTCAGGACGACGGAGGTCCCGGCCCACCGCGACTACCTGCGCCGGCGGACCGCCCTGCTGACCGCGGAACGCACCCGCATCCGCGTCGACGACCACCGCCCGCGCGTGATGACGACCTTCGTCCGCAACCGCCTGATCGACGAGGTCTACCTCCCCCTCCTGGGCGACAGCCTGGCCAAACAGCTGGGCACGACGGCCGGCCCCGGCACGGGCGGCCTCCTGCTACTGGTCTCCCCGCCCGGGTACGGCAAGACGACGCTCATGGAGTACGTGGCGGAGCGCCTCGGCCTGGTCCTGGTGAAGGTGAACGGTCCGGCACTCGGCCATCGCGTCACCTCCCTCGACCCGGCCGAGGCGCCGAACGCCACGGCCCGCCAGGAGGTCGAGAAGATCAACTTCGCCCTCGCGGCCGGCAACAACACCCTGCTCCACGTGGACGACATCCAGCACACGTCCCCCGAACTCCTCCAGAAGTTCGTGCCGTTGTGCGACAGCACGCGCCGCGTCGAGGGAGTGTGGGACGGCGAGCCGCGCACCTACGACCTGCGCGGCAAACGCTTCGCCGTCTGCCTGGCCGGCAACCCCTACACCGAGTCCGGCACCCGCTTCCACGTCCCCGACATGCTGGCCAACCGCGCCGACGTGTGGAACCTCGGAGACGTGGTGACCGGCAAGGAAGCGGTCTTCGAGCTGAGCTTCATAGAAAACGCCCTGACGTCGAACCCGACCCTCACCGCCCTGGCGGGTCGCCCCCGAACCGACCTGGACCTCCTCCTCCGCCTGGCGTCACAGGACCCGACGGCCCACCCGTCCCACCTCACCCACCCCTGCGCCCCGGCCGAACTGGACCAGATCCTGACGGTCCTCCGCCACCTCCTCACGGCCCGCGAGACGGTCCTGGCCGTCAACCGCGCCTACATGGCCTCGGCGGCCCAGTCACCCGCAACCCGCACCGAGCCCCCCTTCCAACTCCAGGGCTCCTACCGCAACCTGAACAAGATCGCCCAACGCGTCCACCCGACGATGAACACCGCTGAACTGACCGCGGTGATAACCGACCACTACCGCACCGAGGCCCAAACCCTCCCGACAGCCACAGAGGCCAACCTCCTGAAACTCGCGGAACTCCAGGGCGCACAGACCCCGCAGCAGTCGTCCAGGTGGACGGCCTTGAAACAGCAACACACACGCGCCACCCAGGTCTCCCCGCGACCCTCTCCGACATCCTCCGCCTAG